A window of the Williamsia phyllosphaerae genome harbors these coding sequences:
- a CDS encoding sulfite oxidase-like oxidoreductase, whose protein sequence is MGVINSRFRGKRRDGPPLPPGQYLTTDFPVLATGATPRVVTDRWSFSLTTPDGQGHRWTWPEFIALPQQKIVVDIHCVTRWSKLGTAWTGVSIDTLLDAAGADLSSVSHVMAHAYGGYTTNVPLADLVDGKAMIAHTFDGKPLHPEHGGPARLLVPHLYFWKSAKWVNELHLLTQDEPGFWEANGYHMYGDPWQEQRYA, encoded by the coding sequence ATGGGTGTCATCAACAGTCGGTTCCGGGGCAAACGTCGCGACGGGCCGCCCCTTCCTCCGGGCCAGTACCTGACCACCGACTTCCCGGTGCTCGCCACCGGCGCCACCCCTCGGGTGGTCACCGACCGGTGGTCGTTCTCCCTCACCACACCGGATGGGCAGGGCCACCGGTGGACGTGGCCGGAGTTCATTGCGCTACCCCAGCAGAAGATCGTGGTGGACATCCACTGCGTCACCCGGTGGTCGAAGCTCGGCACGGCGTGGACCGGCGTCTCCATCGACACCCTCCTCGACGCCGCAGGCGCCGACCTGTCATCCGTCAGCCATGTGATGGCGCACGCCTACGGCGGGTATACGACGAACGTTCCGTTGGCCGACCTCGTCGACGGTAAGGCGATGATCGCCCACACCTTCGACGGAAAACCTCTACATCCCGAACACGGCGGGCCCGCACGACTTCTCGTGCCGCACCTGTATTTCTGGAAGAGCGCGAAATGGGTCAACGAGCTGCACCTGCTGACCCAGGACGAGCCCGGCTTCTGGGAGGCCAACGGCTATCACATGTACGGCGACCCCTGGCAGGAGCAGCGCTATGCGTGA
- a CDS encoding UBP-type zinc finger domain-containing protein — MTDMDGIDAQVAPSGTGCLDCETDGSWWFHLRRCALCGHIGCCDDSLNGHATAHATSTGHPIVQSFEPGESWFFDYRTDGMFTGPVLAPPHEHPSAQPTPGPGDRVPGDWQQLLLDHRSR, encoded by the coding sequence ATGACCGACATGGACGGCATCGACGCGCAGGTCGCCCCGAGCGGAACCGGGTGCCTGGACTGTGAGACCGACGGCAGCTGGTGGTTCCATCTGCGGCGGTGCGCGCTGTGCGGCCACATCGGTTGTTGCGACGACTCGCTCAACGGGCATGCCACCGCACACGCGACGAGCACGGGCCATCCGATAGTGCAGAGCTTCGAACCCGGGGAGAGCTGGTTCTTCGACTACCGGACCGACGGCATGTTCACCGGACCGGTGCTGGCCCCACCGCATGAACACCCGAGCGCGCAGCCGACGCCGGGACCGGGCGATCGCGTGCCGGGCGATTGGCAGCAACTCCTCCTCGACCACCGCTCCCGCTAG
- a CDS encoding VOC family protein, with protein sequence MAIQSWSHIGICCSDLDRSTAFYVNVLGFRELFTMDLGPEFAATMEIDGQFTSRMLARPDMRLELVRWTAPEGMGERERRPMNQFGFTHLAFRVEAIDDLWELAEEHGGTAQRHTVSRMEGAGGSVTGAVYLTDPDGVRIECMAGVPDLSTL encoded by the coding sequence ATGGCGATCCAATCGTGGTCACACATCGGGATCTGCTGCTCCGATCTCGACCGATCGACGGCGTTCTACGTCAACGTGCTCGGCTTCCGTGAGCTCTTCACGATGGACCTCGGCCCCGAGTTCGCCGCGACGATGGAGATCGACGGCCAGTTCACCTCGCGGATGCTGGCGCGTCCGGACATGCGGCTGGAACTGGTGCGTTGGACCGCGCCAGAGGGCATGGGCGAGCGCGAACGGCGCCCGATGAACCAGTTCGGTTTCACCCATCTCGCCTTCCGCGTGGAGGCGATCGACGATCTGTGGGAACTCGCCGAAGAGCACGGCGGAACTGCGCAGCGTCACACCGTCTCGCGAATGGAGGGCGCCGGCGGATCGGTCACCGGCGCGGTCTATCTGACCGATCCGGACGGTGTGCGCATCGAGTGCATGGCGGGCGTCCCGGATCTGTCCACCCTCTGA
- a CDS encoding pyridoxamine 5'-phosphate oxidase family protein produces MSNRYARLMFGHGALERQRVDGSYEVYGATTERDDDGPDHLDEREIALLVGVFQFHLATVTAGGHPYIQYRSGPRGFLHHLGDNTIGFADFHGNAQFVSVGNIDDNGRIAMFVADYPRKIRLKLFGRARVVDAADDPDLLERLMTVGDSRIAARAERSIIITIEAFDWNCSRSLVPQYDRDYVRDLNQAHAAETAELRSRIADLERQITES; encoded by the coding sequence GTGTCGAACCGCTATGCGCGCCTCATGTTCGGTCACGGCGCACTCGAGCGGCAAAGGGTCGACGGCAGCTACGAGGTGTACGGGGCGACCACCGAACGTGACGACGACGGGCCGGATCATCTCGACGAGCGGGAGATCGCGCTGCTGGTCGGCGTGTTCCAGTTCCATCTGGCGACGGTCACGGCCGGCGGCCACCCGTACATCCAGTACCGCAGTGGTCCGCGCGGGTTCCTGCACCATCTGGGCGACAACACCATCGGCTTCGCCGACTTCCACGGCAACGCCCAGTTCGTGTCGGTCGGCAACATCGACGACAACGGCCGGATCGCGATGTTCGTGGCGGACTACCCCCGCAAGATCCGACTCAAACTGTTCGGTCGCGCGCGGGTCGTCGACGCGGCGGATGACCCGGATCTGTTGGAGCGGCTGATGACTGTCGGTGACAGCCGGATCGCGGCCCGGGCCGAGCGCAGCATCATCATCACGATCGAGGCGTTCGACTGGAACTGTTCGCGAAGCCTGGTCCCGCAGTACGACCGCGACTACGTGCGTGACCTCAACCAGGCGCACGCCGCCGAGACGGCCGAGTTGCGCTCCCGGATCGCCGACCTCGAGCGACAGATCACCGAGTCCTGA
- a CDS encoding PucR family transcriptional regulator, whose amino-acid sequence MSTARGRTVTRLKDELPVLVARSVDAVREAIPAYRDLRGPQLDEVENIARASLHRLLELWIDDGDIERDRPAFRAIGTARAADGRPLTDILRAYRVAADVFVRHVVDHHLDELEPADVADLSLLVLRTLDAVSEAIIDAYTAYRDRLTSDRGQAQAAFLDDLLAGRQNSSGAIADRSRQLDLVLAGRPRLLIVAATDPADSVSDDDLDTILRALGASPHTDQSDPAPRAHLCTRRGTRGILLLSGPVDRAVLDTVCAASDLRGCLMPGRPIADVAATYRLACDGLDTAPGHAFADRELLDDGDCQLLVLLTARATADTDAVVSSVLGPLRDPSNSHLLDGVRAFISTGTATAAAAELHVHPQTLRYRLRRARELTGRDPRHAWHRLALDTAIQLRQLDGALRTR is encoded by the coding sequence ATGAGCACCGCACGTGGACGCACCGTCACACGACTAAAGGACGAACTGCCCGTGCTCGTCGCCCGGTCGGTCGATGCCGTGCGGGAGGCGATTCCCGCCTATCGCGACCTGCGGGGTCCACAACTCGACGAGGTCGAGAACATCGCGAGGGCATCCCTGCACCGGTTGCTCGAACTGTGGATCGATGACGGCGACATCGAACGGGACCGTCCCGCGTTCCGCGCGATAGGCACCGCTCGCGCCGCCGACGGACGGCCGCTGACCGACATCCTGCGCGCCTATCGCGTCGCGGCCGACGTGTTCGTGCGGCACGTCGTCGACCACCACCTCGACGAGCTGGAACCGGCCGACGTCGCCGACCTCAGCCTGCTGGTGCTCCGCACCCTCGACGCGGTCTCCGAGGCGATCATCGACGCCTACACCGCGTACCGCGATCGTCTGACCTCTGATCGCGGACAGGCGCAGGCCGCGTTCCTCGACGATCTCCTCGCCGGTCGACAGAACTCGTCCGGTGCGATCGCCGACCGTAGTCGGCAACTCGATCTCGTCCTCGCCGGACGCCCACGGCTGCTGATCGTCGCCGCAACCGACCCTGCGGATTCGGTGTCCGACGACGACCTCGACACGATCCTCCGAGCGCTCGGCGCGTCGCCGCACACCGACCAATCCGACCCCGCGCCGCGCGCCCACCTGTGCACGAGGCGCGGGACCCGGGGAATCCTGCTGCTGTCCGGCCCGGTCGACCGCGCCGTTCTCGACACCGTCTGCGCCGCATCCGATCTGCGTGGCTGCCTGATGCCGGGACGGCCGATCGCCGACGTCGCCGCCACCTACCGGTTGGCCTGCGACGGACTCGACACCGCACCGGGACACGCGTTCGCGGACCGGGAGTTGCTCGACGACGGGGACTGTCAGCTGCTCGTGCTCCTGACCGCGCGCGCGACGGCCGACACCGATGCGGTCGTGTCATCGGTGCTCGGCCCGCTGCGCGATCCTTCCAACTCGCACCTGCTCGACGGTGTGCGGGCGTTCATCTCGACCGGCACCGCGACGGCGGCCGCCGCGGAGCTGCACGTGCACCCGCAGACGTTGCGGTACCGACTACGTCGCGCCCGGGAGTTGACCGGCCGCGATCCGCGACACGCCTGGCATCGCCTCGCCCTGGACACGGCCATCCAGTTGCGACAACTGGACGGAGCCCTCAGGACTCGGTGA
- a CDS encoding alpha/beta hydrolase fold domain-containing protein, which translates to MSLQMRLVAGVMRLTRKLQMSTPARAQRRIHGPKGSAEPTAAIRSRHTVTHYRESNFDVHRIVPKDGRWSRSVLYLHGGAYISEIAPQHYGFISRLVDAGVRVDVPIYGLAPQHTAVQAYDLVGSVYRRLLTDADPSQITLMGDSAGAGLALGFVQQLPIPDLPLPAQVVLVSPWLDATLSNPEIAAVEERDPWLSSVGLREAARAWAGDLPLDDPRVSPIRGPLRGLPPIDIWCGTRDLFLPDVLALTRMIVDGGGQARLTQCEGAIHVYPVLPTPEGKVATREIVASIVDPSRR; encoded by the coding sequence ATGAGCCTTCAGATGCGGCTGGTCGCGGGTGTCATGCGGCTGACCCGCAAACTCCAGATGTCGACGCCCGCTCGCGCGCAACGACGTATCCACGGCCCGAAGGGCTCGGCCGAGCCGACGGCAGCGATCCGCAGCCGTCACACCGTCACGCACTATCGGGAATCGAACTTCGACGTCCATCGCATCGTGCCGAAGGACGGTCGGTGGAGCAGGTCGGTGCTGTACCTGCACGGCGGCGCCTACATCTCCGAGATCGCCCCGCAGCACTACGGTTTCATCAGCAGGCTGGTCGACGCCGGGGTCCGCGTCGACGTCCCGATCTACGGTCTGGCGCCGCAGCACACCGCGGTGCAGGCCTACGACCTCGTCGGGTCGGTGTACCGGCGGTTGCTCACCGACGCGGACCCCTCGCAGATCACGCTGATGGGCGATTCGGCGGGCGCCGGCCTCGCGCTGGGTTTTGTCCAACAGTTGCCGATACCGGACCTGCCCCTTCCGGCACAGGTCGTGCTCGTGTCGCCGTGGCTCGACGCGACGTTGTCCAATCCGGAGATCGCCGCGGTCGAGGAACGCGACCCGTGGCTCAGCTCCGTCGGGCTGCGGGAGGCGGCGCGTGCGTGGGCCGGTGACCTGCCGCTCGACGACCCGCGGGTCAGTCCCATCCGCGGGCCGCTGCGCGGGCTCCCACCGATCGACATCTGGTGCGGTACCCGCGATCTGTTCCTGCCCGACGTACTCGCCCTGACGCGCATGATTGTCGACGGCGGGGGACAGGCGCGACTGACACAGTGCGAGGGAGCCATCCACGTCTACCCGGTCCTGCCGACCCCCGAGGGAAAGGTCGCCACCCGCGAGATAGTGGCTTCGATCGTCGATCCGAGCCGGCGCTGA
- a CDS encoding FAD-binding oxidoreductase, whose amino-acid sequence MTTWQVATVTAAIMETPTARSLWLSIPGFPGAQAGQHIDIRLTAPDGYSASRSYSLSDVREGDTVAVSVEELDDGEVSPFLVRDLEVGEQVEIAGPIGGHFVWSPPTPGAARPIQLVAGGSGIAPLMAMVRLRETAAPDATFRLLYTARSPEHVYYRDEFAALTAHRRLPIDWFYTRSAPADSARPAGRITHDEFLASVIPVESRPLIYLCGAEEFVEMLGEWLVDAGYPTNSIRIERYLAA is encoded by the coding sequence GTGACGACGTGGCAGGTGGCCACGGTGACGGCCGCCATCATGGAGACCCCCACCGCACGGTCGCTGTGGTTGTCGATCCCGGGCTTTCCCGGCGCGCAGGCGGGTCAGCACATCGACATCAGATTGACCGCACCCGACGGCTACTCGGCGTCGCGGTCGTATTCGCTGTCCGACGTCCGCGAGGGTGACACCGTCGCGGTCAGCGTCGAGGAACTCGACGACGGCGAGGTGTCGCCGTTCCTGGTGCGCGATCTCGAGGTCGGGGAGCAAGTCGAGATCGCCGGGCCGATCGGTGGGCACTTCGTGTGGTCGCCGCCGACGCCCGGCGCCGCACGGCCGATCCAGTTGGTGGCGGGTGGTTCCGGCATCGCCCCGTTGATGGCGATGGTGCGCCTGCGGGAGACCGCGGCCCCGGACGCCACGTTCCGTCTGCTGTACACGGCCCGTTCTCCCGAACACGTCTACTACCGCGACGAGTTCGCCGCGCTCACCGCACACCGACGGCTGCCGATCGACTGGTTCTACACGCGATCGGCTCCAGCCGACTCGGCCCGGCCGGCGGGCCGGATCACCCACGACGAGTTCCTGGCCTCGGTGATCCCGGTGGAGAGTCGTCCCCTGATCTACCTGTGCGGCGCCGAGGAATTCGTCGAGATGCTCGGTGAGTGGCTCGTCGACGCCGGCTACCCGACGAACTCGATCAGGATCGAGCGCTATCTCGCCGCGTGA
- a CDS encoding acyl-CoA dehydrogenase family protein, which translates to MAVDRLLPTDEARELIQLTRDIAAKTLDPIVDDHEKREQYPDGVFATLGEAGLLSLPYPEEWGGGGQPYEVYLQVLEELAASWAAVAVAASVHGLACYPVSAFGSDEQKSRWLPDMLGGGTIGAYSLSEPQAGSDAAALTCRAVAAGDHYVIDGAKAWITHGGVADFYNLFARTGEGSKGISCFLVPSDTPNLTFGRPEEKMGLHAIPTTSAHYDGAHVDADRLIGAEGQGLQIAFSALDSGRLGIAAVAVGIAQAALDDAVAYAKERSTFGRKIIDHQGLGFVLADMAAAVDSARATYLDAARRRDAGLPYSRNASVAKLIATDAAMNVTTDAVQVLGGYGYTRDFRVERYMRDAKVTQIFEGTNQIQRLVISRSLAG; encoded by the coding sequence GTGGCCGTTGACCGATTGTTGCCCACCGACGAGGCACGCGAGCTGATCCAGTTGACCAGGGACATCGCGGCCAAGACGCTCGACCCCATCGTCGACGACCACGAGAAACGGGAGCAGTACCCCGACGGTGTGTTCGCGACGCTGGGTGAGGCCGGATTGCTGAGTCTGCCGTATCCCGAGGAGTGGGGTGGCGGCGGTCAGCCGTACGAGGTCTACCTCCAGGTGCTCGAGGAACTCGCCGCGTCGTGGGCCGCGGTCGCGGTCGCGGCGAGCGTGCACGGGCTGGCCTGCTACCCGGTGAGCGCCTTCGGCAGCGACGAGCAGAAGTCGCGATGGCTGCCCGACATGCTCGGCGGCGGCACCATCGGCGCCTACAGCCTGTCCGAACCGCAGGCCGGCTCCGACGCCGCCGCGCTGACGTGTCGAGCTGTCGCGGCCGGGGACCACTACGTCATCGACGGCGCCAAGGCGTGGATCACCCACGGCGGGGTCGCTGACTTCTACAACCTCTTCGCCCGCACCGGTGAGGGCTCGAAGGGGATCTCCTGCTTCCTCGTCCCGTCCGACACACCGAACCTGACCTTCGGCAGGCCCGAGGAGAAGATGGGCCTGCACGCGATCCCCACCACCTCCGCGCACTACGACGGCGCCCACGTCGACGCCGACCGACTGATCGGCGCGGAGGGACAGGGCCTGCAGATCGCGTTCTCGGCGCTCGACTCGGGGCGCCTGGGGATCGCGGCGGTCGCGGTCGGTATCGCGCAGGCCGCTCTCGACGACGCGGTCGCGTACGCGAAGGAACGTTCGACGTTCGGCCGCAAGATCATCGACCATCAGGGTCTCGGGTTCGTGCTCGCCGACATGGCCGCCGCCGTCGACTCCGCGCGGGCGACGTACCTCGACGCCGCCCGGCGGCGTGATGCGGGCCTGCCCTACTCGCGCAACGCGTCGGTCGCAAAACTCATCGCGACCGACGCCGCGATGAATGTGACCACCGACGCCGTTCAGGTCCTCGGTGGGTACGGGTACACCAGGGACTTCCGGGTCGAGCGGTACATGCGTGACGCCAAGGTCACCCAGATCTTCGAGGGGACCAATCAGATCCAACGGCTCGTGATCAGTCGATCGCTGGCCGGCTGA
- a CDS encoding FAD-binding dehydrogenase, translating into MNADVIVVGAGLAGLVATAELADAGKRVLLLDQEPAANLGGQAFWSLGGLFMIDTPEQRRMGIKDSPELAWQDWLGSATFDRGIDDPSGEDYWGCRWAEAYVHFAAGEKRSWLHAQGVRWVPIVGWAERGGYLAEGHGNSVPRFHLTWGTGPGVVAPFERRVRAAADRGLVTFAFRHRVDELVVSGGAVTGVRGAVLEPSGAVRGSRSSRVVTGDFDLSASAVLVTAGGIGANHELVRANWPERLGTAPASMISGVPEHVDGRMLGISATAGARLVNRDRMWHYTEGIKNWDPIWANHGIRIIPGPSSMWFDARGQRFPVPNFPGFDTLGTLKAIQDTGFDYSWFVLTQKIVEKEFALSGSEQNPDITGKDLKLVLSRVLPGASGPVEAFKEHGEDFVVADTLTELVDGMNRITGTELIVHDDLRRQIVARDREIDNPFTKDLQISAIHNSRRSRGERIARTAAPHKILDPKAGPLIAVRLNIVTRKTLGGLQTDLAGRVQNAEQSAVPGLWAAGEIAGFGGGGVHGYRSLEGTFLGGCLFGGRQAGRALAAEV; encoded by the coding sequence GTGAACGCAGATGTGATCGTGGTCGGTGCGGGTCTGGCGGGTCTGGTCGCCACCGCCGAGTTGGCCGATGCGGGCAAGCGAGTGCTGCTCCTCGATCAGGAGCCGGCCGCGAACCTGGGCGGTCAGGCGTTCTGGTCCCTCGGCGGGCTGTTCATGATCGACACCCCGGAGCAGCGACGCATGGGCATCAAGGACTCGCCCGAACTCGCCTGGCAGGACTGGCTCGGCAGTGCGACCTTCGATCGCGGCATCGACGACCCGTCCGGCGAGGACTACTGGGGCTGTCGGTGGGCCGAGGCCTACGTGCACTTCGCCGCCGGCGAGAAACGCTCGTGGTTGCACGCCCAGGGCGTGCGGTGGGTACCGATCGTGGGATGGGCCGAGCGCGGCGGTTATCTGGCCGAGGGGCACGGCAACTCGGTTCCGCGTTTCCATCTCACGTGGGGGACCGGGCCGGGTGTCGTCGCGCCCTTCGAACGGCGGGTGCGTGCGGCGGCCGACCGCGGGCTCGTGACCTTCGCCTTCCGCCACCGTGTGGACGAGCTCGTCGTGTCCGGCGGCGCGGTGACCGGCGTGCGCGGCGCGGTGCTCGAGCCCAGCGGTGCCGTCCGCGGGAGCAGGAGCTCACGCGTGGTCACCGGGGACTTCGACCTGTCGGCGTCGGCCGTGCTCGTGACGGCCGGCGGAATCGGTGCGAATCACGAACTGGTGCGTGCCAACTGGCCCGAGCGTCTCGGGACGGCGCCGGCGTCGATGATCTCCGGGGTGCCCGAACACGTCGACGGTCGCATGCTCGGGATCAGCGCCACCGCGGGCGCCCGGCTGGTCAACCGTGACCGCATGTGGCACTACACCGAGGGCATCAAGAACTGGGATCCGATCTGGGCGAACCACGGGATCCGCATCATCCCGGGACCGTCGTCGATGTGGTTCGACGCCCGCGGGCAACGGTTTCCGGTGCCCAACTTCCCCGGCTTCGACACTCTCGGGACGTTGAAAGCCATCCAGGACACCGGGTTCGACTACTCGTGGTTCGTCCTCACGCAGAAGATCGTGGAGAAGGAGTTCGCGTTGTCGGGGTCGGAGCAGAACCCCGACATCACCGGCAAGGACCTCAAGCTGGTCCTGAGTCGAGTGCTGCCGGGTGCGAGCGGACCCGTCGAGGCGTTCAAGGAGCACGGCGAGGACTTCGTCGTCGCCGACACGCTGACCGAGCTCGTCGACGGCATGAACCGGATCACCGGGACCGAGCTGATCGTCCACGACGACCTCCGCCGCCAGATCGTGGCCAGGGACCGCGAGATCGACAACCCGTTCACCAAGGACCTGCAGATCTCGGCGATCCACAACTCGCGTCGGTCACGGGGGGAGCGGATCGCGCGGACGGCGGCTCCGCACAAGATCCTCGACCCCAAGGCCGGTCCGTTGATCGCGGTTCGACTCAACATCGTCACCCGCAAGACGCTCGGCGGACTCCAGACCGACCTGGCCGGTCGGGTGCAGAACGCAGAGCAGTCCGCGGTTCCCGGCCTGTGGGCCGCCGGTGAGATCGCCGGTTTCGGTGGTGGCGGGGTGCACGGCTACCGATCGCTTGAGGGGACATTCCTCGGTGGTTGCCTGTTCGGCGGACGACAGGCCGGACGGGCTCTGGCCGCAGAGGTGTGA
- a CDS encoding ATP-binding cassette domain-containing protein has translation MATRTARTTPDPHVADTHDLIRVHGARVNNLKDISVEIPKRRLTVFTGVSGSGKSSLVFSTIAAESQRMINETYSAFLQGFMPTLARPEVDLMDGLTTAIIVDQQRMGGDPRSTVGTATDANSLLRILFSRLGTPYIGSAQAFSFNVGSASGAGAATVSKGGRDVKVRKTFTITGGMCPRCEGRGSVSDIDLTQLYDAEKSLNDGALTIPGYTMDGWYGRIFSGCGFFDPDKPIKDFTKRQLDDLLHKEPTKIKVEGINLTYEGLIPKIQKSMLSKDVESLQPHIRAFVERATNFQTCPDCDGTRLTEGARSSKINGINIADACAMQINDLAEWVRGLDEPSVAPLLTTLRQTLDSFVEIGLGYLSLDRPSGTLSGGEAQRTKMIRHLGSSLTDVTYVFDEPTIGLHPHDIARMNDLLLRLRDKGNTVLVVEHKPEAIVIADHIVDLGPRAGSDGGQVMFEGTVEGLRASGTLTGTHLDDRATLKSTLRTATTVLEVRGADSHNLRDVDVDIPLGVLVVLTGVAGSGKSSLIHGSVTGLDGVIAVDQTPIKGSRRSNPATYTGLLEPIRKAFAKENGVKPALFSANSEGACPTCNGNGVIYSDLAMMAGVATPCEVCEGKRFQASVLEYTLGGSNISEVLGMSAAEAEVFFGDGPAPLPAAHKILERLVDVGLGYIKLGQPLTALSGGERQRIKLATQMAGKGEVYVLDEPTTGLHLADVENLLGLLDRLVDSGKSVIVIEHHQAVMAHADWIIDLGPGAGHDGGQVVFEGTPADLVRARSTLTGEHLATYVDG, from the coding sequence ATGGCCACGCGAACGGCTAGGACCACGCCCGATCCCCACGTCGCCGACACCCACGACCTGATCCGAGTGCACGGTGCACGCGTCAACAACCTCAAGGACATCAGCGTCGAGATCCCCAAACGCCGTCTGACGGTGTTCACCGGGGTGTCGGGGTCGGGTAAGAGTTCGCTCGTGTTCAGCACCATCGCCGCCGAGTCGCAGCGCATGATCAACGAGACCTACAGCGCCTTCCTGCAGGGCTTCATGCCCACCCTCGCGCGACCCGAGGTCGATCTGATGGACGGGCTGACGACGGCTATCATCGTCGACCAGCAGCGGATGGGTGGTGATCCGCGGTCGACGGTCGGCACGGCCACCGACGCCAACTCTTTGCTGCGCATCCTGTTCAGCCGTCTCGGGACGCCGTATATCGGTTCCGCTCAGGCCTTCTCGTTCAACGTCGGGTCTGCCAGTGGCGCAGGTGCCGCGACCGTCTCGAAGGGAGGCCGCGACGTCAAGGTACGCAAGACGTTCACCATCACCGGTGGAATGTGTCCCCGATGTGAGGGCCGCGGATCGGTCAGCGACATCGATCTCACCCAGCTCTACGACGCCGAGAAGTCGCTCAACGACGGTGCCCTGACGATTCCCGGCTACACGATGGACGGTTGGTACGGACGGATCTTCAGCGGGTGCGGGTTCTTCGACCCCGACAAGCCGATCAAGGACTTCACCAAGAGACAGCTCGACGACCTCCTCCACAAGGAACCGACGAAGATCAAGGTCGAGGGCATCAACCTGACCTACGAGGGGCTGATCCCGAAGATCCAGAAGTCGATGCTGTCGAAGGACGTCGAGTCCCTGCAACCGCATATCCGCGCGTTCGTGGAGCGTGCCACGAACTTTCAGACCTGTCCGGACTGCGACGGGACACGCCTCACGGAGGGCGCTCGATCGTCGAAGATCAACGGCATCAACATCGCGGACGCCTGCGCGATGCAGATCAACGACCTCGCCGAGTGGGTGCGTGGACTCGACGAACCGTCGGTGGCGCCGCTGCTCACCACCCTGCGGCAGACCCTGGACTCGTTCGTCGAGATCGGGCTGGGGTACCTGTCGCTCGACCGCCCGTCGGGAACGCTGTCCGGCGGCGAGGCGCAGCGCACCAAGATGATCCGTCATCTCGGATCGTCGCTGACCGACGTCACCTATGTCTTCGACGAACCGACCATCGGACTCCACCCGCACGACATCGCGCGGATGAACGACCTGCTGTTGCGTCTGCGCGACAAGGGCAACACCGTGCTCGTCGTCGAGCACAAGCCCGAGGCCATCGTCATCGCCGATCACATCGTCGACCTGGGACCGCGTGCGGGATCCGACGGCGGACAGGTGATGTTCGAGGGCACCGTCGAGGGCCTCCGGGCCAGCGGCACGCTGACCGGAACGCATCTCGACGATCGGGCGACCCTGAAGTCGACGCTGCGCACGGCGACCACGGTCCTCGAGGTGCGCGGCGCCGACTCCCACAACCTGCGCGACGTCGACGTCGACATCCCCCTGGGCGTCCTGGTGGTCCTGACCGGCGTGGCGGGCTCGGGAAAGAGTTCGCTGATCCACGGGTCGGTCACCGGACTCGACGGCGTGATCGCGGTCGACCAGACCCCCATCAAGGGGTCCCGACGCAGCAACCCCGCGACCTACACCGGACTGCTCGAACCCATCCGCAAGGCGTTCGCGAAAGAGAACGGCGTCAAACCGGCACTGTTCAGCGCCAATTCGGAAGGGGCCTGCCCGACGTGCAACGGCAACGGCGTCATCTACTCCGACCTCGCGATGATGGCCGGCGTCGCCACGCCGTGCGAGGTGTGCGAGGGCAAGCGATTCCAGGCCTCGGTGCTCGAATACACGTTGGGCGGCAGCAACATCAGCGAGGTCCTGGGGATGTCGGCCGCCGAGGCCGAGGTGTTCTTCGGCGACGGTCCGGCGCCCCTGCCGGCGGCGCACAAGATACTGGAGCGCCTCGTCGACGTCGGCCTCGGCTACATCAAGCTGGGTCAGCCCCTCACGGCGTTGTCCGGCGGGGAACGCCAGCGCATCAAGCTGGCCACCCAGATGGCGGGCAAGGGCGAGGTCTACGTGTTGGACGAGCCGACGACCGGCCTGCACCTCGCCGATGTGGAGAACCTCCTCGGACTGCTCGACCGCCTGGTCGACTCCGGTAAGTCGGTGATCGTCATCGAGCACCACCAGGCGGTGATGGCCCACGCGGACTGGATCATCGACCTCGGTCCCGGGGCCGGTCACGACGGCGGACAGGTGGTCTTCGAGGGCACGCCGGCCGACCTGGTGCGGGCCCGGTCGACGCTCACCGGCGAACACCTGGCGACCTACGTCGACGGCTGA